In one Lycium barbarum isolate Lr01 chromosome 7, ASM1917538v2, whole genome shotgun sequence genomic region, the following are encoded:
- the LOC132603220 gene encoding ABC transporter F family member 4-like translates to MGKKKTDEAGVSGKVKGSSKDSKEGKKEKLSVSAMLASMDQKPEKPNKGSSGAGASKAKPKAAPKASTYTDGIDLPPSDEEEEEYLPPPEEVEEQIGGHRRHRRNEAGPIDTSVSYKELKKREKKDMLAVQAAEVAKKEALRDDHDAFTVVIGSRASVLEGQEDADANVKDITIENFSVAARGKELLKNTSVKISHGKRYGLVGPNGMGKSTLLKLLAWRKIPVPKNIDVLLVEQEIIGDDRTALEAVVSANEELIKLREEAASLQNAAASVGENEDDADGDDIVEKLSELYEKLQLMGSDAAEAQASKILAGLGFTKEMQGRATRSFSGGWRMRISLARALFVQPTLLLLDEPTNHLDLRAVLWLEEYLCRWKKTLVVVSHDRDFLNTVCSEIIHLHDLKLHFYRGNFDDFESGYEQRRKEMNKKFEIYDKQLKAAKRSGNRAQQEKVKDRAKFVAAKDSKKKGKDRVDEDETPPEAPQKWRDYTVEFHFPEPTELTPPLLQLIEVSFSYPNRPDFRLSDVDVGIDMGTRVAIVGPNGAGKSTLLNLLAGDLVPTEGEVRRSQKLRIGRYSQHFVDLLTMDETPVQYLLRLHPDQVGPSKQEAVRAKLGKFGLPSHNHLTPILKLSGGQKARVVFTSISMSKPHILLLDEPTNHLDMQSIDALADALDEFTGGVVLVSHDSRLISRVCDDEERSEIWIVENGTVEKFPDTFDEYKAELVREIREEVDD, encoded by the coding sequence ATGGGGAAGAAAAAAACAGACGAGGCTGGTGTAAGTGGGAAGGTTAAGGGAAGCAGCAAAGATTCCAAGGAAGGGAAAAAGGAGAAGCTTTCTGTCTCTGCCATGCTTGCCAGCATGGACCAGAAACCTGAGAAGCCTAACAAAGGATCTTCTGGCGCTGGTGCTAGTAAGGCCAAGCCTAAAGCAGCTCCAAAAGCATCAACTTACACTGATGGTATTGATCTTCCTCCCTCTGATGAGGAGGAAGAGGAGTATCTTCCTCCCCCTGAAGAAGTGGAAGAACAGATAGGTGGTCATAGAAGGCATAGAAGGAATGAAGCAGGTCCAATTGATACCTCCGTAAGTTATAAAGAGCTAAAGAAACGAGAAAAGAAGGATATGCTTGCTGTTCAGGCAGCTGAGGTGGCAAAAAAGGAGGCCCTTAGGGATGATCATGATGCTTTTACTGTTGTAATTGGTAGCAGGGCGTCTGTTCTTGAAGGTCAAGAGGATGCTGATGCAAATGTCAAGGATATTACTATAGAGAATTTCTCCGTAGCAGCTCGTGGGAAAGAACTTCTAAAGAACACATCAGTTAAGATATCTCATGGGAAGAGATATGGTTTAGTTGGTCCTAATGGAATGGGCAAGTCCACCCTACTAAAGCTCCTTGCTTGGAGAAAGATTCCTGTACCAAAAAACATTGACGTACTTTTGGTTGAACAAGAGATAATTGGTGATGATAGGACTGCCCTTGAAGCTGTTGTTTCAGCTAACGAGGAACTCATCAAGCTCCGAGAAGAGGCTGCATCTTTACAGAATGCGGCTGCATCTGTTGGTGAGAATGAAGATGATGCTGATGGGGACGACATTGTAGAAAAACTTTCTGAACTGTACGAAAAGTTGCAGCTGATGGGATCAGATGCTGCTGAGGCCCAAGCATCGAAAATTCTCGCTGGACTGGGTTTCACCAAGGAAATGCAGGGGCGTGCTACCCGGTCCTTTAGTGGTGGTTGGAGGATGAGAATTTCTCTAGCACGGGCTCTTTTTGTTCAGCCTACTCTATTGCTGTTGGATGAACCTACTAATCATCTTGACCTTCGGGCTGTTCTATGGTTAGAGGAGTACCTGTGCAGATGGAAGAAAACTCTGGTCGTCGTTTCACATGACCGAGACTTTCTGAACACTGTTTGCAGTGAGATCATTCATCTCCATGACCTGAAACTGCACTTCTATCGGGGTAACTTTGATGATTTTGAAAGTGGATATGAACAGCGTCGCAAAGAGATGAACAAGAAATTTGAGATTTATGATAAGCAGTTAAAAGCTGCCAAGAGATCTGGAAATCGAGCACAACAGGAGAAGGTAAAAGACCGAGCCAAATTTGTAGCTGCCAAAGATTCAAAGAAAAAGGGCAAGGATAGGGTTGATGAAGATGAAACTCCACCTGAAGCCCCTCAGAAGTGGAGGGACTACACCGTGGAGTTCCATTTCCCTGAGCCTACTGAACTGACACCTCCACTTCTTCAGCTAATTGAGGTGAGCTTCAGTTATCCTAATCGACCAGACTTCAGGCTCTCTGATGTTGATGTTGGAATTGATATGGGAACTCGAGTTGCTATTGTTGGGCCAAATGGAGCTGGCAAATCGACCTTGCTTAACCTCTTGGCAGGTGATTTAGTTCCTACAGAAGGTGAAGTCCGCAGGAGTCAAAAGTTGAGGATTGGACGCTACTCACAGCATTTTGTTGATCTTCTCACAATGGATGAAACACCTGTCCAGTACCTGCTTCGTCTTCACCCAGATCAAGTGGGGCCTAGTAAGCAAGAAGCTGTTCGTGCAAAGCTAGGAAAATTTGGACTTCCCAGCCATAACCATCTTACCCCTATTTTAAAGTTGTCTGGAGGACAGAAGGCTAGAGTTGTGTTTACATCTATTTCCATGTCGAAGCCTCACATCTTGCTATTAGATGAGCCAACAAACCATTTGGATATGCAAAGTATCGATGCTTTGGCAGATGCACTTGATGAATTCACCGGCGGAGTTGTGTTAGTCAGTCACGACTCGAGGCTTATATCGAGGGTTTGTGATGATGAAGAAAGAAGTGAAATTTGGATAGTTGAGAATGGAACTGTTGAAAAGTTCCCTGATACATTTGATGAGTACAAAGCAGAACTTGTAAGGGAAATCAGGGAAGAGGTTGATGATTGA
- the LOC132603219 gene encoding receptor-like protein EIX1, translated as MSKRKYTRLVHFLVTLSLLLLQTALGLTSTEVNKTLCMEKERDALLEFKKGLNDNFGQLSTWGDEEDKKECCKWNGIECDRRTGHVTVLDLHNEFTCSSSACFAPRLTGKLSPSLLELEYLNYMDLSVNGFENSEIPRFIGSLKRLEYLNLSSCFFSGVIPAQLKNLTSLRILDLGNNNLIVNDLRWLSHLSSLEFLSLGYNDFQVSNWFQEISKLPSLKELDLSLCGLSKLVPSPADLANSSSISLSVLHLCCNEFSSSAEYGWLFNFSTSLTSIDLSHNQFIQIDDQFGSLMYLEHLNLADQSNLKGGVPSSFGNLTRLRHLDVSNTRTYQWLPELFLRLSGSMNSLEVLGLNDNSLFGSLLNVTRFSCLKKLYLQKNALNGFFMERPGQVSSLEYLDLSNNQMRGVLPDLALFPSLRELHLRFNHFNGRIPQGIGKLSQLRILDVSSNRLEGLPESMGKLSSLESFDASYNVLKGTITESHLSNLSSLVDLDLSFNSLVLKMSSDWVPPFQLEVISLPSCNLGPSFPKWLQNQNNYTVLDISLASISDTLPSWFSGLPPDLRILNLSNNQISGRVSDLIANTYDYVAIDLSSNNFSGPLPLVPTNVQIFYLHKNQFFGSISSICQSKTSATSLDLSRNQFSGELPDCWMNMSNLAVINLAYNNFSGKVPHSLASLTSLKALYIRQNSFSGMLPSFSQCQLLQVMDLGGNKLTGRIPAWIGTDLLKLRILSLRFNKFYGSIPSVICQLQFLQILDLSANGLSGKIPQCFNNFTLLYQDDSSGDPMEFIVQGFYGKYPRHYSYIGDLLVQWKNQESEYKNPLLYLKSIDLSNNKLVGGVPLEIAEMRGLRSLNLSRNYLNGTIVQGIGQMKMLESLDLSRNQLSGLIPQGLANLTFLSVLDLSNNHLSGRIPSSTQLQSFDRSSYSGNAQLCGPPLQECPGYAPPSPRIDHGSNSNPQEHDDDEDFPSLEFYISMVLGFSIAFWGFLGSLIINRSWRNAYFTFLTDMKSWLHMTSRVYYERLKGKLRG; from the coding sequence ATGAGCAAAAGGAAATATACAAGATTAGTTCATTTCCTTGTTACTTTGTCTTTACTGCTCCTACAAACAGCTTTGGGATTAACTTCAACAGAAGTTAACAAGACCCTTTGTATGGAAAAGGAAAGAGATGCACTGCTTGAGTTCAAAAAAGGCCTTAATGATAATTTTGGTCAATTATCTACATGGGGGGATGAAGAAGATAAAAAAGAATGCTGCAAATGGAATGGTATTGAATGTGACAGAAGAACTGGTCATGTAACTGTTCTGGATCTTCACAATGAGTTTACTTGTTCTTCCAGTGCTTGTTTTGCTCCAAGATTGACAGGTAAACTTAGTCCTTCTTTACTTGAGTTGGAGTATTTGAATTACATGGACCTCAGTGTAAATGGATTTGAAAATAGTGAGATACCAAGATTCATAGGCTCCCTTAAGAGACTAGAGTACTTGAACCTTTCATCTTGTTTTTTTTCTGGTGTAATTCCAGCACAGTTAAAGAATTTAACATCTTTGAGGATTCTTGATCTTGGAAACAATAATCTTATAGTAAACGACCTTAGATGGCTTTCTCATCTTTCTTCTCTAGAGTTCTTGAGTCTTGGTTATAACGACTTCCAAGTGAGCAATTGGTTTCAAGAGATAAGTAAGTTACCTTCATTGAAAGAACTGGACTTGAGCCTTTGCGGACTCTCTAAGTTGGTTCCATCTCCAGCTGATTTAGCCAATTCTTCTTCGATCTCTCTTTCTGTTCTTCATTTATGTTGCAATGAGTTTTCTTCTTCAGCTGAATATGGCTGGCTATTCAATTTTAGCACAAGCCTAACTAGCATAGACCTCTCCCATAACCAATTCATTCAAATTGATGATCAATTTGGGAGCTTGATGTATCTTGAACATCTTAATCTTGCTGACCAGTCTAATCTAAAAGGTGGGGTTCCCAGTTCTTTTGGGAATTTGACACGTTTACGTCATCTGGACGTGTCAAACACTCGGACATACCAATGGCTTCCTGAGTTGTTTCTCAGGCTATCAGGCAGTATGAATTCACTTGAGGTTTTGGGGTTGAACGACAACTCATTGTTTGGTTCATTGCTTAATGTCAcaagattttcatgcttgaaGAAATTATACCTGCAGAAGAATGCGCTGAATGGATTTTTCATGGAAAGACCGGGACAAGTTTCTAGCCTTGAGTATCTGGATTTGTCTAATAACCAAATGAGAGGGGTATTACCAGACTTAGCATTGTTTCCATCATTGAGAGAGCTGCATCTAAGGTTTAATCACTTCAATGGGAGGATACCGCAAGGTATTGGAAAACTTTCACAGCTTAGAATTTTGGATGTCTCGTCCAATAGATTGGAAGGATTACCAGAAAGTATGGGGAAACTATCGAGCCTGGAAAGTTTTGATGCATCTTATAATGTCCTGAAGGGTACAATCACCGAGTCCCACCTTTCAAACCTCTCCAGTTTAGTAGATTTGGACTTGTCATTCAACTCGTTGGTGTTGAAGATGAGCTCCGATTGGGTTCCTCCTTTTCAGCTAGAAGTTATAAGCCTTCCATCTTGCAATTTGGGACCTTCTTTCCCCAAATGGCTTCAAAATCAAAACAACTATACTGTTCTTGATATCTCCCTTGCAAGTATTTCAGACACACTTCCAAGTTGGTTCTCTGGTTTGCCCCCCGATCTAAGGATTTTGAATCTCTCCAACAATCAAATCAGTGGAAGAGTGTCTGACTTAATAGCAAATACATATGATTACGTGGCTATTGATTTAAGCTCTAACAACTTTTCAGGACCTTTGCCACTAGTTCCTACCAATGTTCAAATATTCTACCTGCATAAAAATCAGTTTTTTGGATCCATCTCTTCCATTTGTCAAAGTAAAACATCCGCCACCTCTCTTGATTTGTCACGCAACCAATTCTCTGGAGAACTTCCAGATTGTTGGATGAATATGAGTAATCTAGCTGTTATTAATCTAGCCTATAACAATTTCTCTGGAAAAGTTCCACATTCATTGGCCTCCTTGACAAGTTTGAAGGCTTTATATATACGGCAGAACAGTTTTAGTGGAATGTTGCCTTCTTTTTCACAATGTCAGCTGTTGCAAGTCATGGATCTTGGAGGGAATAAGTTGACAGGAAGAATCCCAGCATGGATAGGGACTGACCTACTCAAGTTGCGCATTCTAAGCCTACGTTTCAACAAATTCTATGGCAGCATACCATCAGTTATCTGTCAGCTTCAATTTCTTCAGATACTGGACCTTTCAGCAAATGGATTATCGGGGAAAATTCCACAATGCTTCAATAATTTTACCTTATTATATCAAGATGATAGTTCTGGTGACCCAATGGAATTTATAGTACAAGGTTTCTATGGTAAATATCCTCGTCATTACTCGTACATTGGTGACCTATTAGTTCAATGGAAGAACCAGGAGTCTGAGTACAAGAATCCTTTATTGTATCTGAAGAGTATTGATCTTTCAAATAATAAATTGGTTGGAGGTGTCCCTCTAGAGATAGCTGAAATGCGGGGATTGAGATCTTTGAACCTCTCGAGAAATTATCTGAATGGAACTATTGTTCAAGGAATTGGTCAAATGAAGATGTTGGAGTCTCTTGACTTGTCAAGAAACCAGCTTTCTGGTTTGATCCCTCAGGGTCTGGCTAATTTGACTTTTCTTAGTGTGTTGGACTTGTCAAACAACCACTTATCAGGGAGAATTCCGTCAAGCACTCAACTGCAAAGTTTTGATAGATCATCTTACAGTGGTAATGCTCAACTCTGTGGTCCTCCTCTTCAAGAATGCCCTGGATATGCTCCTCCTAGCCCACGTATCGATCATGGCAGTAATAGCAATCCCCAAGAACATGATGACGATGAGGATTTTCCATCTCTGGAGTTTTATATATCTATGGTGCTAGGTTTCTCTATCGCTTTCTGGGGATTCTTGGGCTCTTTAATTATCAACCGTTCTTGGAGGAATGCCTACTTCACATTCTTAACGGATATGAAGAGTTGGCTCCATATGACATCAAGAGTCTACTATGAAAGACTTAAGGGAAAGCTAAGGGGCTGA